From the Polynucleobacter sp. MWH-UH35A genome, one window contains:
- the radA gene encoding DNA repair protein RadA, producing the protein MAKVKTVYICQSCGGTSAKWQGQCPSCQAWNTLEEGLPETTSNSRFQGLAQSLPRQKLSAITAEDLPRFSTGVEEFDRVLGGGLVPGGVVLLGGDPGIGKSTLLLQALAEMSAAGMNVLYSSGEESAAQIALRAKRIALNAPQLEVLAEIQLEKLISIMDTAKPQVLVVDSIQTLYSEVLSSAPGSVAQVRECAAQLTRAAKSSGICVLMVGHVTKDGHLAGPRVLEHIVDTVLYFEGDTHSSFRLVRSIKNRFGAVNELGVFAMTEKGLRGVTNPSAIFLSQHEQMVPGACVLVTQEGSRPLLVEIQALVDTAHVPNPRRLAVGLEQARLAMLLAVLHRHAGVACFDQDVFLNAVGGVKISEPAADLAVLLAIQSSIRNRALPKELIVFGEVGLAGEIRPCPRGQERLKEAAKLGFTVAIIPKANMPKTKIPGLKVIPVERIDQAIAAAAELS; encoded by the coding sequence TTGGCTAAAGTCAAAACGGTTTATATCTGCCAGTCTTGCGGTGGTACGTCTGCCAAATGGCAGGGTCAGTGTCCATCTTGCCAGGCTTGGAATACCTTGGAAGAAGGCCTTCCAGAAACCACTTCAAATTCACGATTTCAGGGGTTGGCGCAATCCTTGCCAAGGCAAAAGCTCTCCGCAATTACTGCGGAAGACTTGCCAAGATTTAGTACGGGTGTCGAGGAGTTTGATCGTGTGCTGGGTGGTGGCTTAGTTCCAGGTGGCGTAGTGCTCTTGGGTGGCGATCCTGGTATCGGTAAATCAACTTTGCTATTGCAAGCGCTTGCAGAGATGAGCGCTGCTGGGATGAATGTCCTCTATAGCAGTGGTGAGGAATCTGCTGCACAGATTGCGCTGCGTGCAAAGCGTATTGCATTAAACGCACCTCAATTGGAAGTATTGGCTGAAATTCAGTTAGAAAAACTGATTTCCATTATGGATACCGCAAAGCCACAAGTGCTTGTGGTGGACTCCATTCAGACTTTGTATTCAGAGGTGCTAAGTTCAGCCCCTGGTTCTGTGGCTCAGGTGCGCGAGTGCGCAGCGCAGCTTACTCGAGCGGCAAAATCCAGTGGTATCTGTGTATTGATGGTTGGGCACGTTACCAAAGATGGTCATCTGGCTGGTCCTAGAGTTTTAGAGCACATTGTTGATACCGTTTTGTACTTCGAAGGCGATACCCATTCTTCATTCCGCTTAGTGCGATCTATCAAGAATCGCTTTGGTGCAGTGAATGAGCTAGGTGTATTTGCAATGACCGAGAAAGGTCTACGCGGCGTCACCAATCCGTCAGCAATCTTTTTGTCACAACATGAACAAATGGTTCCGGGTGCTTGCGTGCTAGTGACGCAAGAGGGTAGTAGGCCCTTATTGGTGGAAATTCAGGCGCTAGTGGATACGGCGCATGTACCCAACCCTCGCCGCCTTGCGGTTGGTTTGGAGCAGGCGCGCTTAGCAATGCTCTTAGCAGTGTTACATCGTCACGCTGGCGTAGCTTGCTTTGATCAGGATGTTTTCTTAAACGCGGTGGGTGGTGTCAAGATTTCTGAGCCAGCTGCTGACTTAGCCGTTCTCCTTGCAATTCAGTCATCGATCCGCAATCGCGCTTTACCAAAAGAGTTAATTGTCTTTGGTGAGGTTGGTTTGGCGGGGGAGATTCGTCCTTGCCCACGTGGTCAGGAGCGTTTGAAAGAAGCCGCTAAGTTAGGGTTTACTGTGGCCATCATTCCCAAAGCCAATATGCCTAAGACTAAGATTCCAGGATTGAAGGTAATTCCGGTTGAGCGAATTGATCAGGCAATTGCTGCTGCAGCCGAATTGAGTTAA
- the prmB gene encoding 50S ribosomal protein L3 N(5)-glutamine methyltransferase, translated as MDPEPQQHHTVNQCIDQIAQKLEAANLHYGHGAIDAQSEALWIVSKQLDLSPAEALDHLDDAITTEQQQKASAVADTRISTRKPLAYILGEAWLMGVPFFCSEQSIVPRSWIAELIVDGSLEPWLPADGKALDLCTGNGSLAILLALSCPDIHVSACDISMPALSVAARNVDRHGLSSQVELLDGDLWDALPEPNEDNLFDLIICNPPYVNAASMNALPAEYHAEPELALAGGDDGMDIIRRIIASAPDYLSERGAILLEIGNEYENFKKAFPQIPAIWMEVSAGEEQVLLIQAEDLR; from the coding sequence ATGGACCCTGAGCCTCAGCAACACCATACCGTGAATCAGTGCATCGATCAGATTGCACAAAAGCTTGAAGCAGCGAACTTGCATTATGGGCATGGGGCAATTGATGCACAGAGCGAAGCCCTATGGATTGTCAGCAAGCAACTTGATCTGAGTCCAGCGGAAGCACTTGATCATCTTGACGATGCAATCACTACAGAGCAGCAGCAAAAAGCATCTGCCGTTGCCGATACCAGAATCTCTACACGCAAGCCATTAGCCTATATCCTAGGCGAAGCATGGCTCATGGGCGTGCCATTCTTTTGTAGCGAGCAAAGCATTGTGCCGCGCTCCTGGATTGCTGAACTCATCGTCGATGGCTCACTAGAGCCTTGGCTGCCAGCCGATGGCAAAGCGCTAGACCTTTGCACGGGCAATGGCTCTCTAGCAATTCTCCTGGCTTTGTCTTGTCCCGATATACATGTGAGCGCTTGCGATATCAGCATGCCTGCACTATCTGTCGCTGCTCGCAACGTTGATCGTCACGGCCTGAGCTCTCAAGTGGAATTATTGGACGGCGACCTTTGGGATGCTTTGCCAGAGCCTAATGAAGACAACCTTTTCGACCTGATCATTTGTAATCCACCTTATGTAAACGCAGCCTCCATGAATGCGCTGCCTGCGGAATATCATGCCGAGCCAGAGTTGGCATTAGCAGGCGGTGATGATGGCATGGACATCATTAGACGCATCATTGCTTCAGCGCCAGATTACTTATCAGAGCGCGGCGCCATCTTGCTTGAGATTGGCAATGAATATGAGAACTTCAAAAAAGCTTTTCCACAAATTCCAGCAATCTGGATGGAAGTGTCTGCCGGTGAAGAGCAAGTCTTACTGATTCAAGCGGAAGACTTGCGCTAG